A window of the Brassica napus cultivar Da-Ae chromosome A2, Da-Ae, whole genome shotgun sequence genome harbors these coding sequences:
- the LOC106422602 gene encoding protein MIZU-KUSSEI 1-like — MATPPLTPRMLISPLGSPRAKKSTATVMPEITLEQPSSKTNKSPGSKSTKLFRRVRSAFRSLPIMSPMCKLPMGGARLHENHVHGGTRVTGTLFGYRKTRVNLAVQENPRSLPILLLELAIPTGKLLQDLGVGLVRIALECEKKPSEKTKIVDEPIWALYCNGKKSGYGVKREPTEEDLVVMQMLHAVSMGAGVLPVTSGGGGGGEGDLTYMRAHFERVIGSRDSETYYMMNPDGNSGPELSIFFVRV; from the coding sequence ATGGCAACACCACCGTTAACCCCAAGGATGCTAATATCCCCTCTCGGCAGCCCACGCGCCAAAAAATCAACCGCCACCGTAATGCCTGAGATCACCCTAGAGCAGCCCTCAAGCAAGACCAACAAATCCCCCGGCTCCAAATCCACGAAACTCTTCCGCCGCGTCCGCTCCGCCTTCCGCTCCCTCCCCATCATGTCCCCGATGTGCAAACTCCCCATGGGAGGCGCGCGTCTCCACGAGAACCACGTCCACGGAGGGACGCGCGTCACGGGGACGCTCTTCGGGTACCGCAAAACGCGCGTGAACCTCGCGGTTCAGGAGAACCCTCGCTCTCTCCCCATACTCCTCCTGGAGCTGGCCATCCCCACGGGGAAGCTGCTCCAGGATCTTGGCGTTGGACTCGTGAGGATCGCGCTAGAGTGCGAGAAGAAGCCGAGCGAGAAGACGAAGATTGTTGACGAGCCGATATGGGCGTTGTACTGTAACGGGAAGAAGTCCGGGTACGGGGTGAAGAGGGAGCCCACGGAGGAGGATTTGGTTGTGATGCAGATGCTTCATGCTGTTTCGATGGGAGCTGGTGTGTTGCCGGTGACTAGTGGAGGAGGAGGGGGAGGAGAAGGTGATTTGACTTATATGAGAGCGCATTTTGAGAGAGTGATTGGGTCGAGAGACTCGGAGACTTATTACATGATGAACCCTGATGGTAACAGTGGTCCTGAGCTCAGTATCTTCTTCGTTCGGGTTTAA
- the LOC106399245 gene encoding cytosolic sulfotransferase 15 has product MTKTMATSSIKTLPIMAIPNFNVCHKLELLKEDGKSLAPKRQEGEREDEELSYEFQEMLESLPKERGWRTRHLYLFQGFWCQSKEIQAIMSFQKHFKPLQNDVVIATIPKSGTTWLKALTYTLLNRHRFDPVSSNTDHPLLTSNPHDLVPFFEYKLYANGDVPDLSGLASPRTFATHVPFGSLKDSIEKPGVKVVYLCRNPFDTFISSWHYTNSIKSESVSPVSLDEGFDMYCRGLIGFGPFWEHMLGYWKESLKRPDKVLFLRYEDLKQDIESNLKKLASFLGVPFTEEEEGKGVTKAIVALCSFESLKKLEVNKAGKSIKNFENRHLFRKGEVSDWINYLSPPQAERLSALVDDKLGGTGLTFRYC; this is encoded by the coding sequence atgaCAAAGACAATGGCGACCTCAAGCATCAAGACCCTTCCAATCATGGCGATTCCAAACTTCAACGTGTGCCACAAGCTCGAGCTCCTCAAAGAAGATGGCAAAAGCCTAGCCCCGAAACGCcaagaaggagaaagagaagacgAAGAGCTAAGCTACGAGTTCCAAGAGATGTTGGAGTCTCTTCCTAAGGAGAGAGGTTGGAGAACTCGTCACCTTTACCTATTCCAAGGCTTTTGGTGCCAATCCAAGGAGATTCAAGCTATCATGTCCTTCCAAAAACATTTCAAACCGCtccaaaacgacgtcgttatTGCTACCATACCAAAATCCGGTACAACATGGTTAAAAGCTTTAACTTATACACTCCTTAACCGACACCGGTTTGATCCGGTTTCCTCAAACACTGACCACCCTCTCCTTACATCCAACCCTCATGACCTAGTACCTTTCTTTGAGTACAAGCTTTACGCGAACGGAGACGTTCCTGACCTTTCCGGTCTAGCCAGTCCAAGGACATTCGCAACACACGTCCCTTTCGGTTCTCTGAAGGATTCCATCGAGAAACCTGGCGTGAAGGTCGTGTACTTATGTCGGAACCCGTTCGACACATTCATCTCCTCGTGGCATTACACCAACAGCATAAAGTCGGAGTCGGTGAGTCCAGTCTCGTTGGACGAAGGGTTTGATATGTACTGCCGAGGACTGATAGGGTTTGGTCCGTTTTGGGAACACATGTTGGGATACTGGAAAGAGAGCTTGAAGAGACCTGACAAAGTCTTGTTCTTACGCTACGAAGATCTCAAACAAGACATAGAGTCTAACTTGAAGAAGCTTGCAAGTTTCTTGGGCGTTCCTTTcacggaagaagaggaaggaaagGGTGTTACGAAGGCAATCGTGGCGCTGTGTAGCTTCGAGAGTTTAAAGAAGTTGGAGGTGAACAAGGCGGGCAAATCGATCAAGAACTTTGAGAATAGGCACTTGTTTAGGAAAGGAGAAGTGAGTGATTGGATTAACTACCTGTCCCCTCCACAAGCTGAGAGATTGTCAGCGTTAGTGGATGACAAGTTAGGTGGAACTGGTCTTACCTTCAGGTACTGCTGA
- the LOC106397193 gene encoding protein MAINTENANCE OF PSII UNDER HIGH LIGHT 1-like produces MEWLAGEKTKVVGTFPPRKRGWTGYVEKDTAGQTNVYSIEPAVYIAESAISSGTAGSSSDGAENTAAIVGGLALIALASASSILLQVGKDAPARPKAVDYRGPSLSYYINKFKPTETVQASAPSLTAAPPVAQQETSLPETMASEAQPEEASSVPTTSST; encoded by the exons ATGGAATGGTTAGCTGGAGAAAAGACTAAAGTGGTGGGAACGTTTCCACCAAGGAAGCGTGGTTGGACTGGCTATGTTGAGAAAGATACTGCTGGTCAGACTAATGTCTACTCTATTGAG CCTGCAGTGTATATAGCAGAGAGCGCGATAAGCTCAGGCACTGCAGGCTCTTCGTCCGATGGGGCTGAGAACACAGCAGCAATCGTAGGAGGTCTTGCACTCATCGCACTCGCTTCCGCTTCCTCTATACTCCTCCAAGTCGGAAAAGACGCCCCTGCTCGACCAAAAGCGGTGGATTACAGAGGACCGTCTCTTAGCTACTACATCAACAAGTTCAAACCTACAGAAACTGTTCAAGCTTCTGCCCCTTCACTCACGGCAGCTCCACCGGTGGCTCAGCAAGAGACCTCACTGCCGGAAACTATGGCTAGTGAGGCTCAACCTGAGGAGGCGTCTTCTGTTCCTACAACAAGTAGCACCTAA
- the LOC106400373 gene encoding CBL-interacting serine/threonine-protein kinase 2, which translates to MENKPSILTDKYEVGRLLGQGHFAKVYYGRSIHTNESVAIKMIDKEKIKKPGHSEQIKREISVMSLAKHPNIVELLEVMATKTKIYLILEYCKGGELFDKITKGKVSEKVAWKYFHQLVNAVDFCHSRGVYHRDIKPENLLLDEHDNLKVSDFGLSALEESKREDGLLHTSCGTHAYVCPEIVNREAYDGAKADVWACGVVLFVLLAGYLPFYDANLMDMYMKIGKGQFKCPRGFPVEAKRLLCKMLDPNHETRITMSRIKESSWFRKGLKHKKQQVREVNPMEAGGSGQSESHEPPPPPNLTSLNAFDIISLSSGFDLGGLFGDVHKKQESKFTSRKPALEIICKLEEVAEGLKMKIRKQEAGLFKLEGGKEGRKGRLLIDAEIFEVAETFHLVEVKKCSGDTVEYQKLVEEDLRPALADIVWVWQGEKEEDELVLHG; encoded by the coding sequence ATGGAGAACAAACCAAGTATATTAACCGATAAATACGAGGTTGGAAGATTACTAGGTCAAGGTCACTTTGCCAAGGTATATTACGGAAGAAGCATCCACACCAACGAGAGCGTAGCTATCAAGATGATAGACAAGGAAAAAATCAAGAAACCTGGACACAGCGAGCAGATCAAGAGAGAGATCTCCGTGATGAGTCTCGCTAAACACCCAAACATCGTCGAACTACTCGAAGTCATGGCGACAAAAACAAAGATCTACCTCATCCTAGAGTACTGCAAAGGCGGAGAGCTTTTCGACAAGATCACAAAGGGGAAAGTGAGTGAGAAAGTCGCTTGGAAGTACTTTCATCAGCTCGTCAACGCGGTTGACTTTTGTCATAGCCGTGGAGTGTATCACCGCGACATTAAGCCGGAGAATCTCTTGCTTGACGAGCACGATAACCTCAAGGTTTCTGACTTTGGTTTAAGTGCACTTGAGGAGTCTAAGCGGGAAGATGGTTTGCTTCATACATCTTGTGGTACGCATGCTTATGTTTGTCCTGAGATTGTTAACCGTGAAGCGTATGATGGTGCTAAAGCTGATGTTTGGGCTTGTGGGGTTGTCTTGTTTGTTCTTTTGGCTGGTTATCTCCCTTTTTACGACGCAAATCTAATGGATATGTACATGAAGATTGGTAAAGGACAGTTTAAGTGCCCTAGAGGGTTTCCCGTTGAAGCTAAGAGGCTGTTGTGTAAGATGCTGGATCCTAACCATGAGACGAGGATCACCATGTCAAGAATCAAGGAGAGTTCTTGGTTCAGGAAAGGTTTAAAGCACAAGAAGCAACAAGTTAGAGAGGTTAATCCCATGGAGGCTGGTGGTTCAGGTCAAAGTGAAAGCCAtgagcctcctcctcctcccaacCTAACAAGCTTGAACGCTTTTGATATTATATCATTGTCATCAGGGTTTGATTTGGGAGGACTATTCGGAGACGTGCACAAGAAGCAAGAGTCTAAGTTCACGTCAAGAAAGCCTGCTTTGGAGATTATTTGTAAGCTGGAGGAGGTGGCTGAAGGTTTGAAGATGAAGATAAGGAAGCAAGAGGCGGGGCTGTTTAAACTTGAAGGAGGGAAGGAGGGGAGGAAAGGGAGGTTGTTGATTGATGCGGAGATATTTGAAGTGGCCGAGACGTTTCACTTGGTTGAAGTTAAGAAATGTAGTGGGGATACTGTGGAGTATCAGAAGCTGGTGGAGGAGGATCTTAGGCCTGCTCTGGCTGATATTGTTTGGGTTTGGCAAGGGGAGAAGGAGGAGGATGAGCTGGTGTTGCATGGCTAA